The proteins below come from a single Mycosarcoma maydis chromosome 19, whole genome shotgun sequence genomic window:
- a CDS encoding uncharacterized protein (related to Molybdopterin synthase small subunit), producing the protein MSNGTPSVRVLYFASARTTIGHSSETISLPTTPFPLASLITLIANKYSSRGAEAVLRTCRWSVDNTLIEIDELIEWTLHGREEVAAIPPVSGG; encoded by the exons ATGTCAA ACGGGACGCCATCTGTGCGCGTGCTATACTTTGCCTCGGCGCGCACAACCATCGGCCACTCGAGCGAGACCATCTCTCTGCCCACCACTCCGTTTCCTCTCGCATCACTCATCACTCTTATCGCCAACAAGTACTCATCACGAGGAGCGGAAGCGGTACTACGAACCTGTCGCTGGTCGGTCGATAATACGCTGATCGAAATCGACGAACTGATCGAGTGGACGCTACACGGACGAGAAGAGGTTGCTGCTATCCCGCCGGTCTCTGGTGGCTGA
- a CDS encoding uncharacterized protein (related to SGT2 cochaperone, glutamine-rich cytoplasmic protein) — protein MSQQTPLAYAVAQWLQQSSTSVPADQKAKLQQAAKSVSEAFGVDTSSAEQQAQYGSGPGLQAIFDIFLKTQAKMGAAPAPAAASSSSTAPAAAAATPSDEDLAKAEQLKAEGNKAMSAKDYGAAIEAYGKAIELNPNSPVYFSNRAAAFSQIGQHDSAIDDAKQASKIDPKFGKAYSRLGHALFSSGRYQEAVEAYQKGVEVDPSNEVLKKGLAASKEQLSSSSSSNANDATASRGAADAVSAPSAGADAGAGAGGFPNFGGGAGGMPDLAAMMNNPMIAQMAQNLMSNPDSLASLMNNPMLRQAAERFGSGGGMPDMSSMMNDPALRDMARNFMGGAGRGAGGNGGNNMYG, from the coding sequence ATGTCGCAACAAACACCACTAGCATACGCCGTCGCACAGTGGCTCCAGCAGTCGTCGACTAGCGTCCCCGCCGATCAGAAGGCCAAGTTGCAACAAGCCGCGAAGAGTGTTTCGGAGGCCTTCGGCGTAGACACGTCATCcgcagagcagcaggcacAGTACGGATCTGGTCCCGGTCTCCAGGCCATCTTTGACATCTTCCTCAAGACACAAGCCAAGATGGGtgctgcgcctgcacccgctgctgcttcctcctcttctaCTGCacccgctgctgctgcagcgacgCCGTCCGACGAGGACCTCGCCAAGgcagagcagctcaaggccGAGGGCAACAAGGCCATGTCTGCCAAGGACTACGgcgctgccatcgaggctTACGGAAAGGCCATCGAGCTCAATCCCAACTCACCCGTCTACTTTTCCAaccgtgctgctgcctttAGCCAAATCGGCCAGCACGACTCGGCCATAGATGATGCCAAGCAGGCTTCCAAGATCGATCCCAAATTTGGCAAGGCGTACAGCCGACTCGGTCACGCACTCTTCAGCTCGGGCCGCTACCAAGAAGCTGTCGAGGCATACCAGAAGGGTGTCGAGGTGGACCCTAGCAACGAAGTTCTCAAGAAAGGTCTTGCTGCATCCAAGGAACAACTctcttcttcatcctcttccaATGCCAACGACGCCACCGCTTCTCGAGGCGCCGCAGACGCCGTTTCCGCGCCCTCGGCAGGCGCTGATGCCGGTGCTGGCGCCGGTGGCTTCCCCAACTTTGGCGGCGGCGCCGGTGGCATGCCCGATCTGGCGGCCATGATGAACAACCCCATGATTGCTCAGATGGCTCAGAACCTCATGTCGAATCCGGACAGCTTGGCGAGTCTGATGAACAATCCCATGCTGCGTCAGGCTGCCGAGAGGTttggcagcggtggcggtATGCCTGACatgagctcgatgatgaaCGACCCTGCATTGAGGGATATGGCCAGGAACTTCATGGGCGGTGCTGGCAGGGGCGCTGGCGGAAACGGTGGTAACAACATGTATGGTTAA
- a CDS encoding uncharacterized protein (related to Serine/threonine-protein kinase mph1), with translation MTAVSRYADLPPSTPALRRSLRHGASVPNQTPSDRANATISDSPLPPAPVSHFLGEDESESEAPAPLTSTTSYAHSNINTAHPRARSYRISAEAQRETHSDPYDDSPGTGRRAVPMASTQRDELQHLRASSVFREVQTQESLSRSSPFASSAPFQHDEVHSKSSPPLRSAKAALHAAASPLYDGAELRLSTALSNRRRSNEKPNEEEEKKVRYAPIEERASAKRDTPDDAVSRAAASTAAASSNVQISTGYRTPAMAGRALRSNATSAAPTTAQRSAARSLRTLTRSSNRHPPARRVVRRYSDDEDDDLEEEGGAHANDKEAQSNSPERDHERLSRHNQDGSSNSGSGSGSGYGSGPGAVPGAAEAIERPDKRFLPYGYDAEKEKIRAEMMERASLVRSPGPVASRSRDDASPEAQDQDYDMQPPPPPRRNEAHPFARRAALEQANGSIHPTRGQAEAIHNFLASNIAAPVDPMAHRRMVAPSANDLRASQRAAANHEGVLKSSTPMASTSAAATQVTHENENEPAEEEACRLYSEIRHEAIWAETTRQMQKPLSQQERFMKEIAGSTRCVKLPGFKFRRKQLTKGGFSTVHVLRGPACEKVRNPETQTIDEMAVPEEQQAFFALKQVDLKQIESEQDKLDLIAEANLLRTLSDLQGSEMYLLRYFGHHVTVDKNGVPDKLRILIELGEGDFGTLLAQQAPLPREAIAHYFREMLEAVHFIHEANLVHADLKPANFLMVDNRIKLIDFGISKKIPKGTVHISRDNIIGTPNYMAPEAIKIARAKGRRVYKAGKPSDVWSLGCILYQMIWGRPPFDRVPANRKLEAIVDANHEIIWNRFRDPRYPDRMEVDDELLDCVQSALRYGSEERATIPQLLRHPFLRKYAGEGEMMEEEEGEVVDLNEEVTISRKTLRSLVARIRSLALQQELTEENVVERADLLFLNLQQAQQQHEQQ, from the coding sequence ATGACCGCCGTCTCTCGATATGCGGATCTGCCGCCGTCCACGCCTGCTCTTCGACGCTCGTTGAGGCATGGCGCTTCTGTTCCAAATCAAACTCCGAGCGACAGAGCCAACGCAACCATTAGCGATAGCCCGCTACCGCCAGCACCCGTTAGTCACTTTCTGGGAGAGGACGAATCGGAATCGGAAGCACCGGCGCCGTTGACCAGTACAACATCATATGCTCACAGTAACATCAACACAGCGCATCCACGTGCTAGATCATACCGCATCTCAGCCGAGGCGCAACGAGAAACACATTCGGATCCGTACGATGACTCACCAGGAACAGGCCGTCGAGCAGTTCCTATGGCATCGACTCAACGAGACGAACTTCAACATCTCAGGGCCTCCAGCGTCTTTCGCGAAGTACAGACACAGGAATCGCTAAGCCGATCTTCACCGTTTGCTTCCTCAGCACCCTTTCAACACGATGAGGTGCACTCTAAGAGCTCGCCACCGCTTCGTTCAGCAAAGGCAGCTCTTCATGCAGCTGCTTCGCCTCTCTATGATGGTGCCGAGCTGAGGCTTAGTACAGCTTTGTCTAATCGTAGACGCAGCAACGAAAAGCCCaacgaggaagaggagaaaAAGGTCCGATATGCTCCGATCGAGGAACGTGCTTCTGCCAAGCGCGACACTCCTGACGATGCGGTATcccgagctgctgcttccactgctgctgcatcttCCAACGTACAGATATCAACGGGCTACCGTACACCTGCAATGGCCGGCCGTGCTCTTCGATCGAATGCTACTTCGGCTGCTCCAACCACAGCTCAACGCAGTGCCGCACGCAGCCTTCGCACTCTCACGCGATCATCCAATCGTCACCCACCGGCGAGGCGAGTGGTGCGGCGATATTCggacgatgaagacgacgatctggaagaagagggcGGTGCCCATGCAAATGACAAAGAAGCCCAAAGTAACAGCCCGGAACGGGATCACGAGCGCCTTTCCCGTCACAACCAAGACGGCAGCTCTAATTCTGGCTCTGGATCGGGATCTGGCTACGGATCCGGTCCCGGTGCGGTACCTGGCGCCGCTGAGGCCATTGAACGGCCAGACAAACGATTCTTGCCTTACGGCTATGATgcggagaaggagaagatCAGAGCAGAGATGATGGAAAGGGCATCGCTGGTGCGATCGCCTGGTCCGGTAGCCAGCCGGTCTCGTGATGACGCCAGCCCCGAAgcacaagatcaagatTACGACATGCAaccaccgccgccacctCGTAGAAACGAAGCCCATCCGTTTGCACGAAGAGCAGCATTGGAACAAGCCAATGGCTCCATCCATCCGACTAGAGGGCAAGCCGAAGCCATTCACAACTTCCTCGCTTCCAACATTGCTGCACCAGTCGACCCTATGGCGCATCGACGAATGGTTGCACCATCTGCTAACGATCTTCGAGCCAGtcaacgagctgcagcgaaCCACGAAGGTGTGCTCAAGTCGTCGACGCCCATGGCGTCTAcgtcggcggcagcgacaCAGGTTACGCATGAAAATGAAAACGAACCTGCAGAAGAGGAGGCTTGCCGTCTGTACTCCGAGATTCGACACGAGGCCATCTGGGCAGAGACGACACGGCAGATGCAAAAGCCGCTCAGCCAGCAGGAACGCTTCATGAAGGAGATTGCTGGATCAACACGATGCGTCAAGTTGCCTGGCTTCAAGTTCCGCAGAAAGCAGTTAACCAAAGGCGGCTTTTCGACCGTGCACGTTCTACGAGGTCCCGCATGCGAAAAGGTGCGCAATCCGGAAACGCAGACAATCGACGAAATGGCAGTTCCtgaagagcagcaggccTTTTttgcgctcaagcaggtcGACCTTAAACAAATCGAGAGCGAGCaggacaagctcgacctcATCGCCGAAGCCAACCTATTGCGAACGCTGTCAGATCTTCAAGGGAGCGAAATGTACCTGCTGCGCTACTTTGGACATCATGTCACTGTCGACAAGAACGGAGTACCTGACAAGCTGCGCATtctcatcgagctcggcgaagGCGATTTCGGCACGCTCCTCGCCCAGCAAGCGCCGTTGCCGCGCGAGGCCATCGCACACTACTTCcgcgagatgctcgaggcGGTGCATTTCATCCACGAAGCCAACCTGGTTCACGCCGACTTGAAGCCAGCCAACTTCTTGATGGTCGACAACCGCATCAAACTGATCGATTTTGGTATTTCGAAAAAAATTCCTAAGGGTACAGTGCATATTTCGCGGGACAACATCATCGGCACGCCCAACTACATGGCGCCGGAAGCGATCAAGATTGCACGGGCCAAAGGTAGACGCGTGTATAAGGCGGGTAAGCCAAGCGATGTGTGGTCGTTGGGATGTATTCTGTATCAGATGATCTGGGGTAGGCCACCGTTTGATCGTGTTCCGGCGAACAGGAAGTTGGAGgcgatcgtggatgcgaATCACGAGATTATTTGGAATCGGTTCAGAGATCCAAGGTATCCGGACAGGATGGAggtcgatgacgagcttTTGGATTGCGTCCAGTCTGCGTTGAGATATGGCTCGGAGGAGAGAGCAACGATTccgcagctgctcagaCATCCGTTTTTGCGCAAGTATGCAGGCGAGGGCGAGAtgatggaagaggaggaaggaGAGGTGGTGGATCTGAACGAGGAGGTGACCATCTCGAGGAAGACCCTGAGAAGCCTAGTGGCTAGGATCAGGTCGTTGGCATTGCAGCAGGAGCTGACCGAGGAGAATGTTGTCGAGAGGGCGGACCTGCTGTTTTTGAActtgcagcaggcgcaacAACAGCATGAACAACAGTAG
- a CDS encoding uncharacterized protein (related to AMD2 - acetamidase), with the protein MASWQQVSEAKRAQREALIPDAYKVAASWLPAISTDSVVDFPRTAGILTEREIEITETDDVSALLAKLASSEYTAVEVLEAFIKRTCIAHQLVNPVTEIHFEDARKLAAELDTELKATGKVRGPLHGLPISVKDQFQIKGSDSTIGYISYANKPSTSDSVLVQILKKAGAVPFVKTNLPQTIMYSETSNSLWGTTLNPHNRTLHPGGSSGGEGALVAIKGSPLGVGTDVGGSVRIPAALCGVFGLRPCSHRFPYEGVVNTLLGQITIPSVIGPLSRSLSGVIEFSKAVLAQQPWLLDPQTPSMPWNEERFQQARTQKKLNIGVMWHDGHIKPMPPYERAIKELLSSLGDHDAIDFEPYKTQEAMKILVEAFCADGGKDISESIAPLNEPLGPCLSGIGQTEYSAFEVWQANRRKLAFQKEYLDHWNATSKQTKDGRPIDLLIVPGMAYTAIAPGNDIYVAYTGIFNLVDYPAVVLPITKVDPAIDGKLTRGGEFLSDDDERWSQKWDAEKLVNAPVSVQVVGRRYEEEAVLGYAEQLWATFTAASTKGQ; encoded by the coding sequence ATGGCGTCGTGGCAGCAAGTCTCCGAGGCcaagcgagcgcagcggGAGGCGCTCATTCCTGATGCGTACAAGGTTGCAGCTTCTTGGTTGCCCGCCATCAGCACCGATTCTGTTGTAGATTTTCCTCGTACCGCAGGTATACTTACAGAGCGCGAGATTGAGATTACAGAGACCGACGATGTTTCTGCTCTATTGGCAAAGCTTGCTAGTAGCGAATACACAGCCGTCGAGGTGCTGGAAGCTTTCATCAAAAGGACGTGTATCGCGCACCAGCTGGTCAACCCCGTAACTGAGATCCACTTCGAAGACGCTAGGAAGCTGGCAGCAGAGCTCGATACGGAGCTCAAAGCAACAGGCAAAGTGCGTGGCCCACTGCACGGTCTGCCGATAAGCGTCAAGGATCAATTCCAGATCAAGGGGTCGGACTCGACCATCGGCTACATTAGCTATGCCAACAAGCCTTCCACGTCGGACTCTGTGCTCGTCCAGATCCTCAAGAAAGCGGGAGCCGTGCCATTCGTCAAGACCAATCTGCCTCAGACGATCATGTACTCGGAAACGTCGAATAGTCTTTGGGGCACAACGCTGAACCCGCACAATCGGACGTTGCATCCGGGCGGATCCTCAGGTGGGGAGGGAGCATTGGTGGCTATCAAAGGGTCGCCCTTGGGGGTAGGTACAGATGTAGGTGGGTCAGTAAGGATTCCTGCGGCGCTATGTGGCGTGTTCGGACTTCGACCATGCTCTCACAGATTTCCGTACGAGGGGGTTGTCAACACGCTGCTTGgccaaatcacgattcCGTCGGTGATAGGTCCGCTCAGTCGATCACTATCGGGTGTCATCGAGTTTTCAAAGGCAGTGCTAGCTCAGCAGCCCTGGCTGTTGGATCCTCAGACGCCGTCAATGCCGTGGAACGAGGAGAGGTTCCAGCAGGCACGTACACAAAAGAAGCTCAACATTGGAGTCATGTGGCACGACGGGCACATCAAGCCTATGCCTCCTTACGAGCGGGCTATCAAAGAATTGCTCAGTAGTCTTGGAGACCACGATGCAATTGACTTTGAGCCATACAAGACCCAAGAAGCAATGAAGATTCTGGTCGAGGCGTTCTGCGCAGACGGAGGCAAGGATATCTCGGAATCCATCGCACCACTCAACGAACCGCTAGGACCATGCCTGTCAGGCATCGGTCAGACCGAGTACTCTGCTTTTGAAGTGTGGCAAGCGAACCGGCGCAAACTCGCATTCCAGAAAGAATATCTCGATCATTGGAACGCAACCTCGAAGCAAACAAAGGACGGTCGTCCCATCGATCTGCTCATAGTACCGGGAATGGCGTACACGGCTATCGCGCCAGGCAACGACATCTATGTAGCTTACACCGGTATCTTCAACCTGGTTGATTATCCGGCAGTGGTTTTGCCGATCACAAAGGTCGATCCCGCCATAGACGGGAAGCTCACGAGAGGCGGCGAATTCCTTtctgacgatgacgagagaTGGAGCCAGAAATGGGATGCTGAAAAGCTAGTAAATGCTCCTGTGAGCGTTCAGGTCGTTGGTAGGAGGTACGAGGAGGAAGCTGTGCTTGGGTACGCTGAGCAGCTGTGGGCAACCTTCACGGCTGCGTCTACCAAGGGTCAGTAA
- a CDS encoding uncharacterized protein (related to Laccase I precursor), which translates to MRITHAFMERGGRYRRLLSIGLAWVALILVLFVLLTASLSAAVPVSTTAERTEGTGNEAQSHFDGEEIDHRKLLRKRHEQISSGSVATGFAHPTHLYRRDADALPPPDKAYNMSVTQGIISPDGFERLGFLMNGNFPADPFVWDENDDVEINVINNGPVPFAIHWHGIHQIGSPEMDGVPGLSQWNIYPGESYTYRFKLVNQYGGYWYHSHERGYYADGLRGTIYIRPKPGRQKPWSYISTDQDDIEQMEAAEHDSQIMSLSDHWHINHTEMLLVVHETGVPPACFDSLHINGRGRQYCVNNWSKVISPIQASLLRNFSSTNPEGITSKGCISLVPPKSGYTVKGTLDERYGGVCQNTTAPLTVFSAAKAIKKGRRWLNLQVVDTATNWYYGISVDSHKMWIVAVDGHYIQPMQVDWAQITIGSRLSVMIQLDPALDGNMFPIRLTGARALQPIEGHAFLSYIDDVDGTWNPGQEEDFGYLMRTLTTAHVPMSGFVSDPSVVKWKQNLSVPFDPINQVPQTSNMTLHAVASQNSLNVWQVATMPLDTARLADDRPILFNATDGNATLNQMTPYASIPFGTVVDVIMENNIYSIVGGPNSPHPFHMHSRRFWIIGSGAGPFPADTVAEAQGQGILFNLETPPLRDGFDIDSNSWVVIRYVADHAAANILHCHIDDHAIEGMAAVLLEGLEKIPAGGNFSDTIKARPSKWVETKNDELGQVLEASWATGSANAKYVAPAPTDTVDPWGDPRSLAQSIQLYASSNSVLKAITSSLVSEMGEVKATATGVVTAITATVSDHLTTFTGVAASSSVFATTTASVTLATVTENAVASASSTAIVATATESASASVASAQSLAAVASTTTALTLAVETLTSVLSVSASQVINTVVSATDTSAAAVATSNTVTSINTAQSTLFAIAFTTEVVTASAAETPTVKSSVETPAIITSSSTVYVTVLATVAPTLSLSSLAAQSTKSSSSAAIKTTNASSTRVSLASQTTVAAVSTASLVSLLPYTTLYATVPASTALFSTGTSTLLKLDGQTAAATTTKTATSPSLSTQSASRTDADSGIEDDDVVTEETDNIGASATTSLSSQSMSSSASLRVASANLVLTTSVVAADSTSTAQASSTVVIERAGTTTIASLNRAASTHVSASTTSARAVLTEVATTSATQTPHTTISESQASRATSQSTSTGSEAASPTANAANYGTHSAATTFLAYSTSVETSEAALTSSSATVSEDEPAYDNPVFPSSTGAVSTSTTTAATKPTNSFTSSGTGNEGESGGYDTQADG; encoded by the coding sequence ATGCGGATCACACACGCTTTCATGGAAAGAGGTGGTCGATACCGTCGCTTACTGTCCATTGGTCTGGCCTGGGTCGCTCTCattctcgtcctcttcgtcctccttACTGCATCCTTGTCCGCGGCCGTCCCGGTCTCTACAACGGCAGAGCGCACTGAAGGAACGGGCAATGAAGCCCAGTCGCACTTTGACGGAGAGGAGATCGATCATCGCAAACTGCTTCGCAAGCGACATGAGCAGATCTCCTCTGGCTCAGTGGCCACTGGCTTTGCCCATCCAACTCATCTCTACCGTCGCGACGCCGatgctcttccacctccaGATAAGGCCTACAATATGTCCGTCACTCAAGGTATCATCAGTCCAGATGGCTTCGAGAGGCTCGGCTTTCTCATGAACGGCAACTTTCCAGCTGATCCCTTTGTCTGGGACGAAAATGACGACGTTGAGATCAACGTCATCAACAATGGTCCGGTCCCCTTTGCGATCCACTGGCATGGCATTCACCAGATCGGTTCCCCAGAGATGGACGGCGTACCTGGGCTATCTCAATGGAATATTTATCCGGGCGAGTCGTACACCTACCGTTTCAAACTGGTCAATCAGTATGGCGGATACTGGTACCACAGCCACGAGCGAGGCTACTATGCAGATGGCTTGCGAGGCACTATCTACATTCGACCCAAGCCAGGTCGCCAAAAACCTTGGAGCTACATTAGCACAGACCAGGATGACATCGAACAGATGGAGGCTGCTGAGCATGACTCTCAGATCATGTCGCTCTCCGACCACTGGCACATCAATCACAccgagatgctgctggtaGTGCACGAGACTGGTGTCCCTCCCGCTTGCTTTGATTCTCTTCATATCAACGGCAGAGGACGACAATACTGCGTCAACAATTGGTCCAAGGTGATTTCGCCAATTCAGGCTAGCTTGCTCAGGAACTTCAGTTCGACCAACCCGGAAGGCATCACTTCCAAAGgctgcatctcgctcgtACCACCAAAAAGTGGCTACACGGTCAAGGGGACGCTCGATGAACGGTACGGCGGTGTCTGTCAGAACACCACTGCACCTTTGACTGTCTTCAGCGCTGCCAAAGCCATAAAGAAGGGCCGACGTTGGCTCAACCTACAGGTTGTGGACACCGCAACCAATTGGTACTATGGGATCAGCGTTGACTCGCATAAGATGTGGATTGTCGCTGTCGACGGTCACTATATCCAGCCTATGCAAGTAGACTGGGCGCAGATCACCATTGGCAGCCGACTCAGCGTGATGATTCAGCTTGACCCCGCTTTGGACGGCAACATGTTCCCCATCCGTCTCACGGGCGCTCGTGCACTGCAGCCTATCGAGGGACATGCTTTCCTTTCTTAtatcgacgacgtcgatggcacCTGGAATCCCGGGCAAGAGGAAGACTTCGGGTACCTGATGCGAACCTTGACAACCGCCCATGTGCCGATGAGCGGGTTCGTCTCTGACCCGTCGGTCGTCAAATGGAAACAGAACTTGAGTGTTCCCTTCGATCCCATCAACCAGGTTCCGCAGACATCCAACATGACATTGCATGCCGTGGCCTCTCAGAACAGCCTTAATGTGTGGCAGGTTGCGACCATGCCTCTCGACACTGCTCGCCTGGCAGACGACAGACCTATCCTCTTCAATGCCACCGATGGTAATGCCACATTGAACCAAATGACTCCGTACGCATCCATTCCCTTCGGCACTGTGGTGGATGTCATCATGGAGAACAATATCTACTCGATTGTTGGTGGGCCCAACAGCCCGCATCCCTTCCACATGCATTCGCGCCGCTTCTGGATCATTGGTAGTGGAGCAGGCCCCTTCCCTGCTGATACGGTTGCCGAAGCGCAAGGGCAAGGCATCTTGTTCAACCTTGAGACGCCTCCTCTGCGGGATGGCTTCGATATTGACTCCAATTCCTGGGTTGTTATCCGCTATGTCGCGGACCATGCGGCGGCCAATATCCTTCATTGTCACATCGACGATCACGCCATAGAGGGCATGGCAGCCGTGTTGCTCGAGGGTCTCGAGAAGATCCCAGCTGGCGGAAACTTTAGCGACACGATCAAGGCGCGACCTAGCAAGTGGGTTGAGACCAagaacgacgagcttggccagGTGCTGGAAGCGTCCTGGGCAACTGGCTCTGCAAATGCAAAGTACGTGGCTCCTGCGCCGACGGACACAGTGGACCCATGGGGTGATCCAAGGTCACTCGCTCAGAGCATTCAGCTGTACGCCAGCTCGAACAGTGTTCTCAAGGCGATCACCAGCTCGTtggtgagcgagatggGCGAGGTGAAGGCCACCGCGACGGGCGTTGTGACGGCGATCACAGCCACCGTATCGGACCATCTGACGACTTTTACGGGGGTTGCTGCCAGCTCAAGTGTGtttgcgacgacgacagcgaGTGTGACGCTGGCCACGGTGACAGAAAATGCTGTTGCTTCGGCGAGCTCAACTGCCATTGTCGCAACGGCAACAGAAagtgcttctgcttccgtCGCCTCTGCTCAATCTCTGGCTGCAGTCGCATCGACGACCACTGCATTGAcgttggcggtggagaCACTGACCTCGGTGCTTTCTGTCAGCGCTTCTCAGGTGATCAATACAGTCGTGTCGGCAACCGACACTTCGGCAGCGGCTGTTGCGACTAGCAACACTGTGACCTCAATCAACACTGCCCAGTCAACGCTGTTTGCTATTGCCTTCACGACAGAGGTGGTGACTGCCAGTGCAGCAGAGACTCCCACTGTGAAGTCATCCGTGGAGACCCCAGCTATTatcacctcgtcttcgaccGTCTATGTCACTGTGCTGGCTACTGTGGCGCCAACATTGTCTTTATCTTCGCTCGCTGCACAGTCTACAAAGAGCAGTTCAAGCGCGGCGATCAAGACAACGAATGCTTCGTCAACGCGCGTCAGTCTAGCATCACAGACCACAGTTGCTGCAGTCAGTACTGCTTCATTGGTGAGCCTCCTTCCATATACGACCTTGTATGCTACAGTGCCAGCGAGCACTGCTCTCTTCAGTACCGGCACTTCGACGCTCTTGAAGCTTGATGGCCAgacagcagcggcgacgaCCACGAAGACTGCAACCTCGCCTTCGCTCAGTACGCAGTCAGCTTCTAGAACTGATGCAGACTCTGGcatcgaagacgatgacgttGTTACGGAAGAGACAGACAACATTGGTGCGTCTGCGACTACATCTCTCTCTAGTCAATCTATGTCCAGCAGTGCAAGTTTGAGGGTTGCTTCGGCGAACTTGGTCTTGACCACTTCTGTGGTTGCAGCTGATTCGACTAGTACGGCGCAAGCTTCATCGACGGTCGTGATTGAGCGAGCCGGTACGACCACTATCGCATCTCTCAACAGGGCTGCATCGACACACGTATCCGCATCTACCACTTCAGCAAGGGCTGTATTGACCGAAGTGGCTACCACATCAGCGACTCAGACTCCCCACACTACCATCTCCGAGAGCCAAGCCTCGAGAGCTACTTCGCAATCCACCTCAACTGGATCCGAAGCTGCTTCTCCCACAgccaacgctgccaacTACGGGACGCATTCTGCCGCCACCACCTTCCTCGCATACTCAACATCTGTTGAAACTTCTGAAGCCGccttgacgagctcaagtGCAACTGTCAGCGAGGATGAGCCTGCTTATGATAACCCGGTTTTTCCGTCGTCCACTGGCGCTgtcagcaccagcaccaccaccgctgcaACGAAGCCAACAAACTCCTTCACCAGCAGTGGCACTGGTAATGAGGGCGAGAGCGGCGGCTATGACACACAAGCGGACGGATGA